The proteins below are encoded in one region of Bremerella sp. P1:
- a CDS encoding glutamate-5-semialdehyde dehydrogenase yields the protein MAIADDLDLATYCKETAEKAQAASRILGTVSGQTKNDWLRASAAALRSSFESIAEANEKDIANAPQYGLTDAQIDRLRLTKDRVEGIAAALEEIAMFPDPIGATIESSVRPNGLAIQKIRVPLGVVFFIYESRPNVTADAAAICVKSGNAVILRGGKEAMHSSQAIVSILQQQAAEFGIPADALQLVSTTDRAAVGHFLKLNEYIDVAIPRGGEGLIRRVSEEATMPVIKHFAGNCHVYIDQAANLDMAVQITVNSKCHRYGVCNAAESLVVHKAVAEKFLPQIAEAFSAEGVEMRGDSVTCSIVPTAKEATEEDFGAEYLGPVISVKVVDNIDEAIAHINKYSSKHTESIVTENLAASRKFSAQIDSSAVMVNASTRFNDGGEFGLGAEIGISTDKFHARGPCGIEALTSYKYIVMGEGHVRK from the coding sequence ATGGCGATTGCTGACGATCTCGACTTAGCCACCTATTGCAAAGAAACGGCTGAAAAAGCCCAGGCCGCGTCGCGTATCCTGGGAACCGTATCGGGTCAGACGAAGAATGACTGGCTGCGTGCTTCCGCGGCTGCTCTGCGTAGCAGTTTCGAGAGCATTGCCGAGGCCAACGAAAAAGACATTGCGAACGCACCGCAGTACGGCCTGACCGACGCCCAGATCGATCGTCTCCGCCTGACCAAAGATCGGGTTGAAGGGATTGCCGCGGCCCTGGAAGAGATCGCCATGTTCCCCGATCCAATCGGGGCGACCATCGAGTCTTCCGTTCGCCCCAACGGTTTGGCGATTCAAAAGATTCGCGTACCTCTGGGAGTCGTCTTCTTCATCTACGAATCACGACCGAACGTCACCGCCGATGCCGCCGCCATTTGCGTGAAGAGCGGCAACGCCGTGATCCTGCGTGGTGGCAAGGAAGCGATGCATTCCTCGCAGGCCATCGTCAGCATCCTGCAACAGCAAGCGGCTGAGTTCGGCATTCCGGCCGACGCGTTGCAATTGGTTTCGACCACCGACCGCGCTGCGGTTGGCCATTTCCTGAAACTGAACGAATACATCGATGTTGCCATTCCCCGCGGAGGCGAAGGCCTTATTCGCCGCGTTAGCGAGGAAGCCACCATGCCAGTCATCAAGCACTTTGCCGGTAACTGTCATGTGTACATCGATCAAGCCGCCAACTTGGACATGGCCGTCCAGATCACGGTGAACAGCAAGTGTCATCGCTATGGTGTCTGCAACGCGGCGGAATCATTGGTTGTGCACAAGGCAGTCGCCGAGAAGTTCTTACCGCAAATCGCAGAAGCATTCTCGGCCGAAGGGGTTGAGATGCGGGGGGATTCGGTAACTTGCTCCATCGTACCGACCGCCAAAGAGGCGACCGAAGAAGACTTCGGTGCCGAGTACCTCGGCCCAGTCATTTCGGTGAAGGTCGTCGATAACATCGACGAAGCGATTGCCCACATCAACAAGTACAGCTCGAAACACACCGAATCAATCGTCACCGAGAACCTGGCTGCCAGCCGAAAGTTCTCGGCCCAGATCGACAGCTCGGCTGTGATGGTCAACGCGAGCACTCGCTTCAACGACGGCGGCGAATTCGGACTGGGAGCCGAGATCGGCATCAGCACTGATAAGTTCCACGCCCGTGGCCCTTGTGGGATCGAGGCGCTCACCAGCTACAAATACATCGTCATGGGAGAAGGTCACGTTCGGAAGTAA
- the folP gene encoding dihydropteroate synthase, which produces MGILNVTPDSFSDGGQWVDKQAAVDRALQMEAEGADILDIGGESTRPYSDPVSAEEEIRRVIPVIEALTGSLHIPISIDTTKAAVAKAAIAAGAEIINDVSGLEADPEMVPLAVETGVGVCAMHMQGNPQSMQDNPQYDDVVLDIFDYLQDRYRQLRYAGIERGKICLDPGIGFGKTHQHNLDLMAQCDEFHALNCPILVGHSRKGFLAKILGDKDMDRTLATVGSTLTLARLGVQVIRVHDVKANKEALDAFVATGGVDGIPRELPEA; this is translated from the coding sequence ATGGGAATTCTGAATGTCACGCCTGACAGCTTTTCGGACGGGGGACAGTGGGTCGATAAACAGGCAGCCGTCGACCGAGCCCTGCAAATGGAAGCCGAAGGCGCGGATATCCTCGATATTGGCGGAGAAAGCACCCGTCCCTATTCCGATCCGGTTTCGGCCGAGGAAGAGATTCGACGCGTTATTCCTGTCATCGAGGCGTTAACCGGATCGCTGCACATTCCGATCTCCATCGATACCACCAAGGCAGCCGTTGCCAAAGCAGCGATTGCCGCCGGTGCGGAAATCATCAATGACGTCAGTGGCCTGGAAGCCGATCCCGAGATGGTTCCGCTGGCCGTCGAAACAGGCGTCGGTGTCTGTGCGATGCACATGCAAGGTAATCCACAGTCAATGCAGGACAATCCCCAGTACGACGATGTGGTCTTAGACATCTTCGATTACCTGCAGGATCGGTATCGCCAGCTGCGATACGCCGGGATCGAGCGAGGCAAGATCTGCCTCGACCCAGGCATCGGTTTCGGCAAGACGCATCAGCACAACTTAGATCTGATGGCCCAGTGCGACGAATTCCACGCGTTGAACTGCCCCATTCTGGTTGGCCATTCCCGAAAAGGTTTCCTGGCCAAAATCCTCGGCGATAAGGATATGGACCGCACCCTGGCAACTGTTGGCTCGACGCTCACGCTCGCACGTCTCGGGGTTCAAGTCATCCGCGTGCATGATGTGAAAGCCAACAAGGAAGCTTTGGATGCCTTCGTCGCCACCGGAGGCGTCGATGGTATCCCGCGAGAATTGCCAGAAGCCTAG